In one Flavobacteriales bacterium genomic region, the following are encoded:
- the ubiE gene encoding bifunctional demethylmenaquinone methyltransferase/2-methoxy-6-polyprenyl-1,4-benzoquinol methylase UbiE: MTVKPYTDEGSKREQVEHMFDAISPKYDLLNRAFSLGIDQGWRRKVIRLVKQEPVARLLDVATGTADLAILAARRGAASEVIGVDISEGMLGHGRQKVKAAALDARITLQRADSTALPFADGSFDAVTVAFGVRNFEDLEKGLREMLRVLRPGGRLFVLEFSKPRRAPMKQLFRFYFHRVMPAVGRLVSRDSAAYTYLPQSVDAFPEGADFLRIMERCGGREARARPLTGGIATLYTARR; the protein is encoded by the coding sequence TCTCGCCGAAGTACGACCTGCTGAACCGTGCCTTCTCCCTGGGCATCGACCAGGGCTGGCGCCGCAAGGTGATCCGCCTGGTGAAGCAGGAGCCTGTGGCGCGGCTCCTCGACGTGGCCACCGGCACGGCCGACCTGGCCATCCTGGCCGCTCGCCGCGGCGCCGCCAGCGAGGTGATCGGCGTGGACATCAGCGAGGGCATGCTGGGCCACGGCCGGCAGAAGGTGAAGGCCGCTGCGCTCGATGCGCGCATCACGCTCCAGCGCGCCGACAGCACCGCACTCCCCTTCGCCGACGGCAGCTTCGACGCGGTGACCGTGGCCTTCGGCGTGCGCAACTTCGAGGACCTGGAGAAGGGCCTGCGCGAGATGCTCCGCGTGCTGCGCCCCGGCGGCCGCCTTTTCGTGCTGGAGTTCAGCAAGCCGCGCCGGGCGCCGATGAAGCAGCTCTTCCGCTTCTACTTCCACCGCGTGATGCCCGCCGTGGGCCGCCTGGTGAGCCGCGACAGCGCCGCCTACACCTACCTGCCCCAGAGCGTGGATGCCTTCCCCGAGGGCGCGGACTTCCTGCGGATTATGGAGCGCTGCGGCGGCCGCGAGGCCCGTGCGCGGCCGCTAACCGGCGGCATCGCCACCCTGTACACCGCGCGCCGCTGA
- a CDS encoding porin family protein: protein MMRPLLLCALLLAGHAVHAQRGNRIVQENLPNFDLRRFHFGFLLSYNTSDLFVKLKPDVPFRDSLLVLDHIKQPGFNLGIVASYNANKNLSFRFLPTLSFQERKLQYQFRRGDGRVVYFQKPVESTYLEFPLLAKLRSDRINNFAVYLLAGGKFAIDMASQKDVDNALDDEIVVKLAKYDYAAEVGGGFDMFLPYFKFGIELKGSFGIPNLHIDDETRFSRPIDSIRSKAFILTFTFEG from the coding sequence ATGATGCGCCCGCTCCTTCTCTGCGCCCTGCTGCTAGCCGGCCATGCCGTGCACGCCCAGCGCGGCAACCGCATCGTGCAGGAGAACCTGCCCAATTTCGACCTGCGCCGTTTCCACTTCGGCTTCCTGCTCAGCTACAACACCAGCGACCTCTTCGTGAAGCTGAAGCCGGACGTACCCTTCCGGGACTCGCTCCTGGTGCTGGACCACATCAAGCAGCCGGGCTTCAACCTGGGCATCGTGGCCAGCTACAACGCCAACAAGAACCTGAGCTTCCGCTTCCTCCCCACCCTGAGCTTCCAGGAGCGCAAGCTGCAGTACCAGTTCCGCCGCGGCGACGGGCGCGTGGTGTACTTCCAGAAGCCCGTGGAGAGCACCTACCTCGAGTTCCCCCTCCTGGCCAAGCTGCGCAGCGACCGCATCAACAACTTCGCGGTGTACCTGCTCGCCGGCGGCAAATTCGCCATCGACATGGCCAGCCAGAAGGACGTGGACAATGCGCTGGACGACGAGATCGTGGTGAAGCTGGCCAAGTACGACTACGCCGCCGAGGTGGGCGGGGGCTTCGACATGTTCCTCCCCTACTTCAAGTTCGGCATCGAGCTCAAGGGAAGCTTCGGCATACCCAACCTGCACATCGACGATGAGACGCGCTTCAGCCGTCCCATCGACAGCATCCGCAGCAAGGCCTTCATCCTCACCTTCACCTTCGAGGGCTGA